Proteins encoded within one genomic window of Alteribacter populi:
- a CDS encoding GerAB/ArcD/ProY family transporter: MSIHHKQGFSHISPFLVFFLIHSMQVGVGVLGFQRYLAMDAGYNAWITIILAGVLVHISIWMIYRILLRDDKKTDLIEVHKHYFGKYIGNFLSYAFLGYFLFMGITVVRTYVEVVQVWVFPSLATWPLTLAILLMIVYGIYNGFRVVAGVAFLGVVIPFFLVLTMFSPLEFANPNRLLPVEFNIKEQLPAIKTMTLSYIGFESLAFYFPFIQDPKKSQKWAHFGNGLSVLIYLLVALVSFLFYSRIHLERIIYPTLTMWKVVELPFIERFEYIGIAFWLLVITPNIMISIWVVSRGMKKLLRTSQKSTLYFTAATVFLFAISYQTRESINQLNDGVSNVGFYIIFGYIPVLYIVTTIMRRFKKNGTKQQNAK, encoded by the coding sequence ATGTCCATTCATCACAAACAAGGCTTTTCACACATCTCTCCTTTTCTCGTATTTTTTCTAATTCATTCTATGCAAGTCGGCGTAGGTGTTTTAGGATTTCAGCGTTACCTTGCTATGGACGCAGGGTACAATGCTTGGATTACGATCATTTTGGCAGGAGTATTGGTGCATATTTCGATTTGGATGATTTACCGGATACTCTTACGCGATGACAAAAAAACAGACCTCATCGAAGTACACAAGCACTACTTCGGAAAATATATTGGCAATTTTCTTAGCTATGCTTTTCTCGGTTATTTTTTGTTCATGGGAATTACTGTCGTAAGAACGTACGTTGAAGTCGTACAAGTTTGGGTGTTTCCGAGTTTGGCAACTTGGCCGTTGACATTAGCGATTCTCCTCATGATCGTTTATGGGATTTATAACGGTTTTCGTGTCGTTGCAGGGGTCGCTTTTTTAGGAGTCGTGATTCCATTTTTTTTAGTTCTCACGATGTTTTCACCGTTAGAATTCGCTAATCCCAATCGTTTATTACCGGTTGAATTTAATATAAAAGAGCAGTTACCTGCCATAAAGACGATGACACTTAGCTACATCGGCTTTGAATCACTCGCTTTTTATTTTCCGTTTATTCAAGATCCAAAGAAAAGCCAAAAATGGGCTCATTTCGGAAATGGCTTGTCCGTTCTAATTTATTTACTTGTCGCTCTTGTGTCATTTTTGTTTTATAGTCGTATCCATCTCGAACGCATTATATATCCGACTTTAACAATGTGGAAAGTAGTAGAGCTACCGTTTATTGAACGGTTTGAGTATATCGGCATCGCTTTTTGGCTGTTAGTAATCACGCCAAATATTATGATTAGTATTTGGGTCGTAAGCCGTGGTATGAAAAAGCTATTACGAACAAGCCAAAAAAGTACACTATACTTCACAGCAGCAACAGTATTTTTATTTGCGATTTCTTATCAAACACGTGAAAGCATTAACCAATTAAATGATGGGGTGTCAAACGTGGGCTTCTATATCATTTTTGGTTACATCCCTGTTTTGTATATTGTGACAACGATCATGAGGAGGTTTAAGAAAAATGGCACGAAGCAGCAAAACGCAAAATAA
- a CDS encoding Ger(x)C family spore germination protein, translating to MARSSKTQNKLSLLFLMMVLVTGCVEPHILDELQLVHAIGYDQVSEDNIEGTVSIPVFRSEEDITSETISAVSRTTKDIRLFLDAQSSKPLHTGKVSTILFDQALSEAGLMRILDTYVRDPRIGMRIHLAMVEGVSTKELLETTYPLEIETAVYITDLIEQNTDQQNLPETNFHTFLSQYYGQGRDPFLPVLKREENVIKLTGLALFDGDKYVESIDLKECFYVKVLTERFGDGFYEIILNPEEDEYTTLRNFDAKTSFKVEDAKTNPKIEATIDLTGKINEYSGPTLDEEKIDEIQSLTTKQLQTEISQFIERMQELNIDPIGLGDQVRRHDPEFSDDKWKQQYSDAEITVNVKITIKETGVEE from the coding sequence ATGGCACGAAGCAGCAAAACGCAAAATAAGTTGTCCTTACTCTTCCTCATGATGGTCTTAGTAACGGGATGTGTAGAACCGCACATATTAGATGAATTGCAACTTGTTCATGCAATCGGGTATGACCAAGTTAGTGAGGATAATATTGAAGGTACGGTTAGCATTCCCGTTTTCAGAAGTGAAGAAGATATAACTAGTGAAACCATTAGTGCAGTTTCAAGAACAACGAAAGATATTCGATTGTTCTTAGATGCTCAGTCTTCAAAACCGCTACATACCGGGAAAGTGTCGACAATTTTATTCGATCAAGCACTTTCTGAAGCAGGTTTAATGCGAATTCTCGATACGTATGTACGTGACCCAAGAATAGGCATGCGTATTCATCTTGCCATGGTCGAAGGAGTTTCTACCAAAGAATTACTTGAAACAACCTATCCACTTGAAATTGAGACAGCCGTGTATATTACTGATTTGATTGAACAAAACACTGACCAACAAAACCTTCCAGAAACGAACTTCCACACGTTTTTAAGCCAATATTATGGGCAGGGGCGCGATCCTTTTTTACCAGTCTTAAAGAGAGAAGAGAACGTCATAAAATTAACCGGCCTCGCTCTCTTTGATGGTGACAAATATGTTGAATCCATTGATTTAAAGGAATGTTTTTATGTGAAAGTGTTGACCGAACGTTTCGGTGACGGCTTTTATGAAATCATTCTCAATCCAGAAGAAGATGAATATACGACGCTTAGAAATTTTGACGCAAAAACAAGCTTTAAAGTTGAAGACGCAAAAACGAACCCGAAAATTGAGGCAACTATCGATCTAACGGGGAAAATCAATGAATACTCAGGACCTACATTAGACGAAGAAAAAATCGACGAAATTCAATCATTAACAACCAAACAGCTCCAGACAGAAATCAGTCAATTTATTGAACGAATGCAAGAACTAAATATTGATCCAATTGGACTAGGCGACCAAGTTCGACGTCACGACCCAGAGTTCTCCGACGATAAATGGAAACAACAATACTCAGATGCTGAGATAACCGTAAATGTCAAAATCACCATCAAAGAAACCGGCGTCGAAGAATAA
- a CDS encoding DEAD/DEAH box helicase — MFGKKDLHSLLRDLKNDENVTHWHEIEEKQARTVPFPDSIDRRLKEGLLKKGISQLYTHQASAYESVNRGENVVAVTPTASGKTLCYNLPVLQKQLENPNSRALYLFPTKALAQDQKSEINELIDDIDVNVNSYTYDGDTPANIRQVVRKAGHIVITNPDMLHAAILPHHTKWISLFENLETVVIDELHTYRGVFGSHVANVIRRLKRICRYYGSNPTFICTSATIANPNELSKELVGENVTLIDNNGAPRGKKHFVFYNPPIVHRQLNIRAGATKVVNQLAADFLKQNIQTIVFARSRVRVEIILSHLQELIKYDLGQKKIRGYRGGYLPNQRREIERSLRRGDTIGVVSTNALELGVDIGQLQVCIMTGYPGSVASSWQQAGRAGRRQDESVVIMVANSTPIDQYIFTNPEFFFGGTPETARINKDNLIILIDHLKCAAYELPFERGESFDGVEVEEMLEFLVDERVLHTQRNKFYWMNDAFPAHNISLRSAAQENVVIIDQTDVAYHRVIGEMDTFSALTLLHDEAIYLHEGTQFQVEELDWDEKKAYVREVDVEYFTDANLAVNLKVLEVDETKSSNYGEVEFGDVMVTAMATIFKKIKLETFENIGSGPIHLPEQELHTQAVSLSFPEELVKEWGEKTLEEALGGLAHVWQHVSCVSVMCDKNDLHAVPQVKAIHSEKPTVFLYDRYPGGIGLSDQVYKQIDTTLEEANQYVESCPCEEGCPSCIGSAETGIDNEEANAKQLVLRLLKSRPPMAKRV, encoded by the coding sequence ATGTTTGGAAAAAAAGACTTACATAGCCTTTTACGAGATTTAAAGAATGATGAAAATGTCACCCACTGGCATGAAATAGAAGAAAAGCAGGCACGAACGGTTCCATTCCCTGACTCGATCGATAGACGACTAAAGGAAGGGTTGCTCAAAAAAGGAATATCTCAGTTGTACACTCATCAGGCAAGTGCTTATGAATCGGTGAATCGCGGGGAAAATGTCGTGGCTGTCACACCAACTGCGTCTGGTAAAACACTTTGCTACAATTTACCCGTTTTACAAAAACAACTTGAGAATCCTAACAGTCGCGCGCTTTATTTATTTCCGACAAAGGCGCTTGCTCAGGACCAAAAAAGTGAAATTAATGAGTTGATTGATGATATTGATGTTAATGTGAACAGCTATACGTATGACGGGGATACACCGGCGAACATTCGTCAAGTCGTCCGAAAAGCAGGTCATATTGTGATTACGAACCCGGATATGCTTCACGCGGCGATTTTGCCGCATCATACGAAGTGGATTTCATTGTTTGAAAATCTGGAAACCGTAGTCATTGATGAACTACATACGTATCGTGGTGTGTTTGGCTCTCATGTGGCAAATGTGATACGACGGTTAAAACGGATTTGCCGGTATTATGGTAGTAACCCGACGTTTATTTGTACATCGGCAACCATTGCTAATCCAAACGAATTGAGTAAAGAGCTGGTTGGTGAAAACGTTACGCTTATTGACAATAACGGAGCACCGAGAGGGAAAAAGCACTTTGTTTTCTATAACCCGCCGATTGTTCATCGGCAGCTCAACATAAGGGCTGGTGCGACGAAGGTTGTTAATCAATTGGCTGCTGATTTTCTAAAGCAAAACATCCAAACGATTGTGTTTGCAAGAAGCCGCGTACGTGTGGAAATTATCCTTAGTCATCTCCAAGAGTTGATAAAGTACGACTTGGGTCAAAAAAAGATACGGGGCTATCGTGGTGGTTATTTACCGAATCAGCGCCGGGAAATTGAACGGAGCTTGAGGCGAGGAGATACGATTGGTGTTGTGAGTACGAATGCACTAGAGCTTGGTGTTGATATTGGGCAACTGCAAGTGTGTATTATGACAGGCTATCCAGGTTCGGTAGCATCGAGCTGGCAGCAGGCAGGTCGCGCGGGGCGACGACAAGATGAGTCTGTCGTTATTATGGTGGCAAATTCCACGCCGATCGACCAATACATCTTTACTAACCCTGAATTTTTCTTTGGAGGAACTCCAGAAACAGCACGGATTAACAAAGATAATTTGATCATTTTGATTGATCATTTAAAGTGTGCAGCTTATGAGCTTCCGTTTGAAAGAGGCGAGTCATTTGACGGTGTTGAGGTCGAGGAAATGCTGGAATTTTTAGTTGATGAACGCGTTCTTCATACACAGCGAAATAAGTTTTACTGGATGAATGACGCTTTTCCGGCACATAACATTAGCTTACGGTCTGCAGCTCAGGAAAATGTGGTGATTATAGATCAAACTGATGTCGCGTACCACCGGGTTATTGGAGAAATGGATACGTTTAGCGCCTTGACGCTTCTCCATGACGAGGCGATTTACCTCCACGAAGGAACACAATTTCAAGTGGAAGAGCTTGACTGGGATGAAAAGAAAGCGTACGTCAGAGAAGTTGATGTGGAGTATTTTACTGATGCCAACTTAGCGGTCAACCTTAAAGTTCTTGAAGTGGATGAAACAAAAAGCTCAAATTACGGTGAGGTTGAGTTTGGCGATGTGATGGTAACGGCGATGGCGACGATTTTTAAAAAAATCAAGCTGGAGACGTTTGAAAATATCGGCTCTGGACCGATCCACCTTCCAGAACAAGAGCTTCACACCCAAGCTGTTTCGTTATCATTTCCTGAAGAACTCGTAAAGGAGTGGGGTGAAAAGACACTGGAAGAAGCTCTAGGTGGGTTGGCACACGTTTGGCAGCATGTGTCATGTGTGAGCGTCATGTGTGATAAAAACGATCTACATGCAGTTCCTCAAGTGAAGGCGATTCATTCGGAAAAACCGACTGTCTTTTTATATGATCGGTATCCAGGAGGAATCGGGTTATCCGATCAAGTGTATAAACAGATAGACACCACGTTGGAAGAAGCAAATCAATACGTTGAATCGTGTCCTTGTGAAGAAGGGTGCCCCTCTTGTATCGGCTCTGCCGAAACAGGTATAGACAATGAAGAAGCTAACGCAAAACAGCTTGTTTTGCGCCTCCTGAAATCACGACCTCCGATGGCGAAAAGAGTGTAA
- a CDS encoding IS110 family transposase, which translates to MNRSRNERINQVNENTLVIGIDIAKKNHYACAVDLRGRELTKVWRIHQSKDGFIHFEQAVRQLMETHNKSNVLIGFEATGHYWMNLAAMLEAFEFPFVIVNPMHVKQSKEMDDNSQTKNDAKDARVIAKLLPNGYFSIPRKMTTAEHHMRHGSAIRERLRKDISSVKNRIQRWKDLYFPEFNQVFSELGQQALAVLKLTPLPQDVPHLSVEEMVRQQKKAGAKYAGKPKMVTLIEVARHSIGVTRSQEMSRLEIRSLVQQLELLESQLEEVTSQMVEQAQSLEEFQYLVSIPGISENTVSELLAETGSMRNYRHPRQLIKLAGLTLRENSSGQHKGTKKISKRGRKRLRALLYKAILPLIQNNASFRQLYMHYHSREQNPLTKKEAMVVLCRKLLQVFHGLSKKQAMFDPERMLIDSSNYPQNKAA; encoded by the coding sequence ATGAATCGTAGTAGAAATGAACGAATTAATCAAGTCAACGAAAACACTCTAGTTATTGGAATCGATATTGCAAAAAAGAATCACTATGCCTGTGCCGTCGATTTGCGCGGACGCGAATTAACGAAAGTATGGCGCATCCACCAGTCAAAAGATGGTTTCATCCATTTTGAGCAGGCTGTTAGACAACTGATGGAGACACACAACAAATCAAATGTGCTCATCGGTTTTGAAGCAACCGGCCACTACTGGATGAACCTTGCGGCTATGCTGGAGGCTTTCGAATTCCCTTTTGTCATCGTCAATCCAATGCATGTAAAACAATCCAAGGAAATGGACGATAATTCTCAAACGAAGAACGACGCTAAAGATGCACGCGTTATAGCGAAACTTCTTCCTAACGGCTATTTTAGTATACCGCGGAAGATGACAACCGCTGAACATCACATGAGGCATGGATCCGCAATCCGGGAACGATTACGAAAAGATATCTCTTCCGTAAAAAACAGGATACAGCGATGGAAGGATCTTTACTTTCCGGAATTCAATCAAGTCTTCAGTGAATTGGGCCAACAAGCTCTTGCCGTTTTAAAGCTGACACCTCTTCCCCAGGATGTTCCACATTTGTCTGTCGAAGAGATGGTCAGGCAACAGAAGAAAGCTGGCGCCAAGTATGCTGGGAAACCCAAAATGGTGACCCTGATTGAAGTGGCTCGTCACTCTATTGGCGTAACACGCAGTCAGGAAATGTCACGGCTGGAGATTCGCAGCCTTGTTCAACAGCTGGAACTATTGGAATCACAACTTGAAGAGGTGACTTCCCAGATGGTTGAGCAGGCCCAGTCATTAGAAGAGTTTCAGTACCTCGTCTCCATTCCGGGAATCAGCGAGAACACTGTAAGCGAGTTATTGGCTGAAACAGGCTCTATGCGCAATTACAGGCATCCACGCCAACTCATTAAGCTAGCGGGACTTACGTTGCGTGAGAACAGTTCAGGTCAGCATAAAGGCACAAAGAAGATCTCTAAACGCGGAAGAAAACGACTACGAGCCTTACTTTATAAAGCGATCCTTCCGCTCATTCAGAACAATGCAAGCTTTCGTCAACTGTACATGCATTATCACTCACGGGAACAAAATCCACTGACCAAGAAAGAAGCAATGGTTGTGCTATGCAGAAAGCTGCTTCAGGTGTTCCATGGACTTAGCAAGAAACAGGCAATGTTTGACCCTGAGAGAATGTTGATAGACTCTTCCAACTATCCTCAGAACAAGGCAGCGTAA
- the mgtE gene encoding magnesium transporter: MNRLNEDARDKYFDSIFKALKNNEKDKFLEYFLELHPTDQVDLFLALYKDKRPMFYEYLSASEFAEIFQGLDVESQKEVILELDKDYAANMFNHMQSDDIADFLGEINEPHAKDILNAMDKEEADEVMELLSYPEESAGAIMTKEFIAIKATDTASTVMNRLREEGPGAETIYYLYVVDEKDKLVGVVSLRDLIVTPLGETVERIMSTRVVSVEATTDQEEVAELIKDYDLLAAPVVTSTNELIGIVTVDDVIDVLEQEATEDFGEISAAKGATDVNITSFAAARKRSPWIILLMFFGLITAGVIGQFEETLEEIVLLAVFIPLIMDSAGNTGTQSLAVMVRSLATGSFEKKGLVNTIKREFGTGIMLGIICAVVLMVVVPFLYDSYILAFIVGISLFLTLSIATIIGAVVPVAINKLKLDPAIASGPFITTVNDILGLLIYFSIATALLQYL; encoded by the coding sequence ATGAACAGGTTGAATGAAGACGCACGTGATAAGTATTTTGACAGCATTTTTAAAGCTTTAAAAAATAATGAGAAAGACAAATTTCTAGAATACTTTTTAGAATTACACCCTACGGATCAGGTGGATCTTTTCCTGGCATTATATAAAGACAAAAGACCAATGTTTTATGAATATCTTTCTGCTAGTGAATTTGCAGAAATATTTCAAGGGTTAGATGTTGAATCACAAAAAGAAGTTATTTTAGAGTTAGACAAAGATTATGCTGCAAACATGTTTAATCATATGCAGTCTGATGACATTGCTGACTTCCTAGGTGAGATTAATGAACCTCATGCAAAAGACATTTTAAATGCCATGGATAAAGAAGAAGCAGATGAAGTTATGGAACTCTTATCTTATCCTGAAGAGTCAGCAGGGGCAATAATGACAAAAGAGTTTATAGCTATTAAAGCTACTGATACTGCTTCTACAGTTATGAATCGTCTTCGAGAAGAAGGACCTGGAGCGGAGACTATTTATTATCTTTATGTCGTTGATGAGAAAGATAAACTTGTTGGTGTCGTTTCATTACGTGATTTAATTGTAACTCCATTAGGGGAAACAGTTGAAAGGATCATGAGTACGCGAGTGGTTTCAGTTGAAGCGACTACTGACCAAGAAGAAGTTGCTGAGTTAATTAAAGACTATGATTTATTAGCAGCACCTGTTGTTACTAGTACGAATGAACTCATTGGTATCGTAACCGTTGATGATGTCATCGATGTATTAGAACAAGAGGCAACAGAGGATTTTGGAGAGATTTCCGCAGCCAAAGGGGCAACAGATGTTAATATCACTTCCTTTGCGGCAGCAAGAAAACGTTCCCCTTGGATTATTCTACTGATGTTTTTCGGATTAATAACCGCTGGTGTAATTGGGCAATTCGAAGAAACTTTAGAAGAAATTGTGTTACTGGCTGTATTTATCCCGCTTATTATGGACTCCGCAGGGAACACTGGTACACAATCACTTGCGGTAATGGTTCGTTCACTAGCAACTGGTTCTTTCGAAAAGAAAGGTTTAGTTAATACAATAAAAAGGGAATTTGGAACAGGGATTATGTTAGGAATTATTTGTGCTGTCGTATTAATGGTTGTTGTACCGTTCTTATATGATAGCTATATACTAGCGTTTATCGTAGGAATATCACTTTTCTTAACATTAAGCATTGCGACAATTATTGGTGCAGTGGTACCAGTTGCCATTAATAAATTAAAGCTTGATCCAGCTATTGCATCTGGACCGTTTATTACAACAGTCAATGATATTTTAGGTTTATTAATTTATTTTTCCATTGCAACTGCACTTTTGCAATATCTATAA
- a CDS encoding YmaF family protein, which translates to MNHNVTGFIYDSGNDDSIHSHNLYITTWDGKPLHDHHFEGVTTFDVGHDHGYAGTTEPAPSGVQHTHRYCTFTTFDAEHKHMIRGVTGPAIPLPNGGHYHNFRGVTTVDGPTPHRHGYCGKTSI; encoded by the coding sequence TTGAATCATAATGTAACAGGATTTATATATGACTCCGGCAATGATGACTCCATACATTCACATAACCTATATATAACAACCTGGGATGGAAAACCTCTACACGATCATCACTTTGAAGGCGTTACGACGTTCGACGTAGGACACGATCATGGATATGCAGGAACAACTGAACCCGCACCAAGTGGTGTACAACACACTCATCGTTACTGTACTTTTACCACCTTCGATGCTGAACACAAACATATGATACGTGGCGTAACTGGACCCGCTATACCTTTACCAAATGGAGGACATTATCATAATTTTAGAGGCGTAACTACGGTTGATGGTCCCACTCCCCATAGGCACGGATACTGTGGGAAAACTAGTATTTAG
- a CDS encoding polysaccharide deacetylase family protein translates to MKVNRSILFIVLVFLVSFQALGVMSVHANDNSSGDVQQEWWWKKDKDTPEQPDKELPPLKGGPEREVRQLDPVPDVTLQQEYPDTVFLKGPTTENKIALTFDDGPDPRFTPGVLDVLSEYNVPATFFLMGARAEANPDLAQRIVEEGHVVGNHTFWHPDLVEEADVDLLVEEVTRTEDVLAEVLGLRTTLFRAPYGFLYRELVEELEILNYSVIGWSVDSLDWQEITPEEIAENVLTQIQPGSIVLMHDGAEPEFDRTQTIESLHEIIPTLQEQGYEFVTVSELLNIPDQR, encoded by the coding sequence TTGAAAGTCAATCGATCCATACTATTCATAGTACTTGTCTTTTTGGTTAGTTTCCAAGCGTTAGGAGTTATGAGTGTTCATGCAAATGACAACTCTTCAGGTGATGTACAACAAGAATGGTGGTGGAAAAAGGATAAAGACACCCCGGAACAACCCGACAAGGAATTACCGCCACTTAAAGGCGGTCCAGAACGTGAAGTACGTCAACTCGACCCTGTTCCAGACGTTACATTACAACAGGAATATCCTGATACGGTTTTCTTAAAAGGACCGACGACAGAAAATAAAATTGCCTTAACCTTTGATGACGGACCAGATCCACGATTTACGCCTGGCGTTCTTGATGTGTTAAGCGAGTATAATGTTCCAGCGACCTTTTTCTTAATGGGCGCAAGGGCGGAGGCGAACCCGGATCTTGCACAACGAATTGTAGAAGAGGGTCATGTCGTCGGAAATCATACGTTTTGGCATCCTGATCTCGTTGAAGAAGCCGATGTCGATCTACTTGTAGAAGAAGTGACTCGCACAGAAGATGTACTTGCAGAGGTTCTAGGACTCCGAACGACATTATTTAGAGCCCCTTATGGATTTTTATACAGGGAACTTGTAGAGGAACTAGAGATATTGAATTACTCTGTGATCGGGTGGAGTGTCGATTCACTGGATTGGCAAGAAATCACGCCAGAGGAAATTGCAGAAAATGTCCTTACTCAAATCCAGCCAGGATCAATTGTCCTTATGCATGACGGGGCTGAACCGGAGTTCGATCGAACGCAGACAATCGAATCGCTTCACGAAATCATTCCAACATTACAGGAGCAAGGCTATGAGTTTGTGACTGTTTCGGAACTGTTGAATATTCCGGACCAAAGGTAA
- a CDS encoding 7-carboxy-7-deazaguanine synthase QueE, translating into MMRNFNLPAKEEYMNWKLPMVEIFETIEGEGSAAGFPTVFVRVFHCNLRCHWCDTPYSYAPEKPEFEATIDEIITRIQELDSRYICFTGGEPLIHGKKSAALLKAMADLDRIVDIHIETNGAIDLAPFESLRRSDEAVCAKARYVMDYKLTASGEKERMIENNFALLQRQDEVKFVIANDTDFYEAKNVVGEFHDQGQVLFSPVWETMPPKKLVEKVLANKLADVKVSLQLHKIIWDPDQRGV; encoded by the coding sequence ATGATGCGTAACTTTAACCTCCCAGCAAAAGAAGAGTACATGAATTGGAAACTTCCAATGGTAGAAATATTTGAGACGATTGAAGGGGAAGGATCTGCCGCTGGGTTTCCGACCGTTTTTGTCCGTGTTTTTCATTGTAATTTACGCTGTCACTGGTGTGATACGCCTTATAGTTATGCGCCGGAAAAGCCGGAGTTTGAGGCAACTATCGATGAAATCATTACCCGGATTCAAGAGCTTGACAGCCGCTATATTTGCTTTACGGGTGGGGAACCACTCATTCACGGGAAAAAGTCAGCGGCTCTTCTAAAAGCAATGGCTGACCTCGATCGCATTGTAGATATTCATATTGAAACAAATGGGGCCATCGATTTGGCACCGTTTGAATCCCTGCGACGAAGTGACGAAGCTGTTTGCGCGAAAGCTCGCTATGTGATGGATTATAAACTGACAGCTTCTGGTGAAAAAGAGCGGATGATTGAGAATAACTTTGCACTTTTACAAAGACAGGATGAAGTGAAGTTTGTCATTGCAAATGATACAGATTTTTATGAGGCAAAAAATGTGGTTGGAGAGTTTCATGATCAAGGGCAAGTTCTGTTCAGCCCTGTTTGGGAAACAATGCCGCCGAAAAAACTTGTGGAGAAGGTTCTGGCAAATAAGCTGGCTGATGTAAAAGTAAGTCTACAGCTTCATAAAATCATTTGGGACCCCGACCAAAGGGGTGTCTAA
- the queD gene encoding 6-carboxytetrahydropterin synthase QueD, translating to MEFNIPKKVEKLGEDIQPTELKYHHKRVGITKEFTFDAAHHLHCYEGKCKNLHGHTYKLVITVSGYVNDVGISVDFGDVKRIYEETIKAKLDHRYLNEVLPNMNTTAENMIVWIWEQLDVALEDEGMKKQGQRLEELVLYETPTSSASLKREWMVENDA from the coding sequence ATGGAATTTAACATACCGAAAAAAGTAGAAAAGCTTGGTGAAGACATTCAACCGACGGAATTAAAGTATCACCATAAACGAGTCGGGATCACAAAAGAATTTACGTTTGATGCTGCCCACCACCTTCATTGTTATGAGGGGAAATGTAAGAACTTGCACGGGCACACGTATAAACTAGTTATTACGGTTAGCGGTTACGTCAATGACGTAGGGATTTCTGTAGATTTTGGTGATGTAAAACGAATATATGAAGAAACAATCAAAGCAAAACTTGACCACCGTTATTTAAATGAAGTCCTTCCGAATATGAATACGACAGCAGAAAATATGATCGTCTGGATCTGGGAACAGTTAGACGTTGCTTTAGAAGACGAAGGGATGAAAAAGCAAGGACAACGTTTAGAAGAGCTCGTATTATATGAAACGCCGACAAGTTCTGCTTCGTTGAAACGCGAGTGGATGGTAGAAAATGATGCGTAA